A DNA window from Flavisolibacter ginsenosidimutans contains the following coding sequences:
- a CDS encoding DUF4402 domain-containing protein — translation MKYLLTGIVLLLFVLFLHSCQREITALNTASAQGSLQAANGDCLPKTVSGTYTATKPLNDSNFIEVSVNVQAAGTYTIATDTVNGFSFKTTGTFSSTGTTTVRLKGTGTPAAAGTANFTVSYGATTCRIAITVVPLGAPSSQANFTLVGSGGGCSVTPEGNYIKDSTLNTTNRVGVQVNVTSVGTYSITTNTVNGYTFSGTGTFSTTGTQTVYLQGSGKPQAAKADNFTVTAGSSTCTFSITVTAGAPSAATFTLAGSPNGCGNFSVQGTYQAGTALGSSNTVTFGVNVTVPGSYTISTNTANGVSFSRTGSFSTTGAQTVVLNGSGTPAAAGNTSFTVTAGSSTCTFSVTVASTPPPPTGTGTYLPLTLNSWWSYNWTDNSGSVQPDSLELRNRSTFSYNGKTYTRTSMFSQRWFNDTLNFAKVGNDYYLYLDDIANSYLDFYADSTNPKGTEVIVLKDNMPAGSVWNSTPYTVWSGGAQFQHRYQTRQLTVNTSEVVNGVTYQNVIWAQVAMQIYEPALSGFKDFYIYDFYFAKDIGIIKQMAYPHGLPQYFDYLWELRNYKVF, via the coding sequence ATGAAATACCTGCTTACTGGAATTGTGCTGCTGCTTTTTGTTTTGTTCCTACATTCCTGTCAACGAGAAATAACCGCTCTCAATACAGCTTCCGCACAAGGCTCTTTGCAAGCCGCTAACGGTGATTGTCTTCCGAAAACAGTCAGCGGCACGTACACCGCTACAAAACCGTTAAACGACAGCAACTTTATTGAAGTAAGTGTCAACGTACAAGCCGCAGGAACGTATACTATTGCTACAGACACGGTGAACGGTTTTTCATTCAAAACAACAGGCACCTTTTCAAGTACCGGTACAACGACGGTTCGGTTAAAAGGCACAGGAACACCTGCTGCTGCAGGCACGGCTAATTTCACGGTATCGTACGGGGCTACAACTTGTCGTATCGCTATAACCGTTGTGCCTTTGGGTGCGCCCAGCAGTCAGGCAAACTTTACGCTCGTGGGATCGGGCGGCGGTTGCAGTGTTACCCCGGAAGGAAATTACATTAAAGACAGCACGCTGAATACCACCAATAGGGTTGGCGTACAGGTAAACGTTACGTCCGTCGGTACCTACAGCATCACGACCAATACCGTGAACGGCTATACCTTTTCGGGTACAGGCACTTTTAGCACAACGGGAACACAAACCGTTTACCTCCAAGGAAGTGGCAAACCTCAAGCTGCAAAAGCTGATAATTTTACAGTCACGGCCGGAAGTTCAACCTGCACCTTCAGCATTACGGTAACCGCCGGAGCGCCGTCAGCGGCGACGTTTACGCTGGCGGGTTCACCCAACGGTTGCGGCAATTTCAGCGTCCAGGGGACGTACCAGGCGGGTACGGCGTTAGGCAGTTCAAACACGGTAACCTTTGGTGTGAACGTCACGGTCCCCGGGTCGTATACCATCTCCACCAATACCGCCAACGGTGTGTCGTTTTCCCGCACGGGTTCATTTTCAACAACCGGCGCACAAACAGTGGTTTTAAACGGTTCAGGCACGCCAGCAGCGGCGGGCAACACATCCTTTACCGTCACAGCCGGCAGTTCAACTTGTACGTTTAGCGTTACGGTTGCATCTACCCCGCCACCACCGACGGGAACAGGAACGTATCTGCCGCTTACGTTAAACAGCTGGTGGAGCTACAACTGGACAGATAACTCGGGATCCGTTCAGCCCGACAGCCTTGAACTTAGAAACCGTTCTACTTTTTCTTATAATGGCAAAACCTATACAAGAACGTCGATGTTCTCTCAACGTTGGTTTAACGATACCTTGAACTTTGCCAAAGTGGGAAACGATTACTACCTCTATTTGGACGACATTGCTAACAGCTATCTTGACTTTTATGCAGACAGCACCAACCCAAAGGGAACAGAAGTTATTGTATTAAAAGACAACATGCCCGCTGGGAGCGTCTGGAACAGTACCCCATACACCGTTTGGTCAGGCGGAGCGCAATTCCAGCACCGCTATCAGACCCGGCAGCTGACAGTTAACACAAGCGAAGTGGTAAACGGCGTTACTTATCAAAACGTGATCTGGGCGCAAGTCGCCATGCAGATTTACGAGCCGGCCCTAAGCGGGTTTAAAGATTTCTACATCTACGATTTTTATTTTGCAAAAGATATTGGCATCATCAAACAGATGGCCTACCCGCACGGACTGCCACAGTATTTTGATTACCTGTGGGAGCTTCGGAATTACAAAGTATTTTAA